In Setaria italica strain Yugu1 chromosome I, Setaria_italica_v2.0, whole genome shotgun sequence, the genomic window GCGGcgtgcggtggtggtggctttGGCActgcagctgcaagcctgcaacggCATGCCTTCTTCCGGGTGGTTGCCGGCCGGCCTCCCGATCGAGGCGCGTCGCGTACGCCGTGGAGCCTGCCCTTTTTTGACCGAGACTTGCTTTCGTCGGCCGCGCGCGTAGCTCGATCCGGATCAGATTGGGCTACGAAGCCTACGATTCAAGAAGCTGTATTGCCGTTAGCCTGTTAAACACTGCTGCAGCTGTGTATCTGTACTTGGTACTAGGAACATGATGTGCAGTGGAGACAGTACTGCATGGGATGCATTATATTGGTAGCGCCATCATGCATGCATACCCAAAGTGTTTACCCATTAATGAATGTCGTGTAACGGAGTCGAGGTGTATCATGATCAAGTAATGATGACTGTCAATTAATCACAGTGCACTATAGTAGTTGATAATTGATGAAAGTCGGCCTTCTTTCATTACCTAGAAAATGTACTGTATGAGCAGCGTTGGATGCAACACGAGTAGTATACTGGAAATGCTATCTTTTTAGAGCACTTATAGTTTCAAGTTCAGATGCATGCATCAGCAGCAAGCAAGGCAGGCTGCTGGTTTCTAGATCATACTCTACCGATTAACACGATTGTTCAGCAGATGCGAATCATAGATGGTTGCCAAGTGAATCCATGACTTCAGTGAAACAGAAGCAAcatgaggggaaaaaaagagcTACTGGCTAGCTTCTAGATCCCGTCTCCAACTTCATTATGCATGACTGCTAGTTTTTCCGACGAAACAAAAAACTGATGGCTGAAAATTTACATGAATGTACTAATGTACACCGTTCATGCTTGATCATGCTTTTTGATGACcagcaaaaaaaggaaaaaaaatcagttgcCGTCGACGGTCACCGGCATAGGGAACACCTCGCCGCCCTTCCTCCGGCCGCTGCCTTCCACCGTCGCTCCGTCCACGTCGTTGGTGCTCAAGCTTCGCTTGAACTGCCGTAGGCTAGGGCACAGCACCTCGCCCGCCCACGCATCCAGGGCCGGCGTGGCCGTCGTccgcacggcgccggcggctagCCTGTCCAGCAAGCCGTCATCGACGTGAACGGacggccacccgccgccgcccgtgatGTCTCCCAACTTCGCCGGCACCAGGTCGGAGAAGCTCCGCTTCAGAGGCTCCGAGTTGACTGGCTTGAACACGACCACCCCGTCCACGGCTTTGATGAGCTCGGTCACGTTCGATGGCGCCGAGCACCTCGCCGGAGCGGGCTGGCCGTAGTCCTGTTCGTGATCCACGGTGAGGTCGCTTGACGAGTTCCGTgatccctcgccgccgctgtcgtcTATGGCGTCGATATGGTCGTCGGACATGGACAAATTCAAGTCCAGGGGGAGCGGCTCGCGCGCGGAGTGATCTTTACGTGCCCTCGTGCGCCGATCTCCTTCTAGCTCCTGCTCCGCCCTGCGCTTTCCGGTCCCGTGCTCCAGGTTGCACCATGGCAGGTCTGGAAGTGGTGCAGCTTCTAGAGAGTTCCTCAAGTGATCCGACGACCATTGCGACATCACCACGAAGATGTTGCTGCCCAGAGCGACGTCGCGGCCGTGCGAGTCCGCGAGCCGGCCGGACTCGATCCCACGTACGATAGACCCGTGCACGACGCCGTCAGCGTGGTCGATGCCCTCGAGCACGACGACGCGGAACGGGTTCGCCCGTATCGCCTCCGCCACGCGATCCAGCGCCGTCCGGCCGCGGCACGACACGACGGACTCGCCGCCATCGTCGCGGGCCGGCGGGCAGCCGAGGCGCACGGTGACGGCGCCCGTGCCGAAGACGGACTTGGAGAGCGCCTCGGCCATGTTCCTCTTCCCGACCACGTCCGGCCCGGCGAAGACGACCCACGCGTCGGCCTTGTtggcccccgcgccgcgtcgctTGCCTCCGGACCTGGCCTTGGCGATCGTGCTggcaacagcggcggcggcctcgggcTGCCATCTCACCGCCTCCGTTAGCCGTCTTGCGAGCAGCTTGTCGTCCGTCTCGcacgccggccccgccgccgccaggccaAGCGCAAGATCCGTGTCCACCGTAGCCTTAGGCTGCACCGGTAGCcgtaccggcggcggcggcggcggcgcctgcatGTTGCCAAGAATACTAGCCCCGTTCCACTCCGAGCAAGTGACCAACGGTGGTGGCCGGCCATGCGAGTGCAGCTGCGCGCACCGGTCAAGCCACCGGCGTCGCAGCTCGTCAGCCTCCCGTGCCTTCTCCTGCAAAGCGACAGGTTCCACGTGTCAGACCGTTTCCTACGACACAGGAGTTGAGGCGTACGTGCATGACGTGGACGCGACGTGATGTGGCTGACAAAATTTACTGACCTGCGCGCGGTCTACCGGGCGTGCGCTGCTCGGCGTCCCGATCTGCAGCCACTGCGACATCGGCTGCTCGGCGTGACAGGGAGCACGGTCGGCGGAAGCCATCTCGGAGCGCTCACGCTCGTAGCCATCGACGCAGGCGTTGCAAAGGCTCGGCGCCCGTTGCATTGTGGCCGTCATCGCCGTTGACAACACCTCCACCGAGCTGCTCAGGATGCCCCTGTTGGCTCCGACACTGTCACATCCGGCAAACAAACAAACTTAGGATTTCAATGATGATCAACTGTTCTGTCAGATTTCTCATGGGAAAGATGCAATGAGACAGATGGTGCAGTGATCGCGACAGATTCGAACCTCGGCGAGatcccgagcggcggcggcggcggcggaggcctcggcGTGATGGGCACGGCCTGGAGGTCCCACTCGCTCTCCAGCGCCGGGTGGTACACCTGGCATTTCAGGTACGTGGCGCAGGTCGCCGTGCCGATCACCCAGACGCGGTGCTCGCCTTCGCCGGACTGGCTCAGAACGCGCGCCATCTCCGCCACGGCGGCTCGCGCCGTGTCGAGCACCACGTCCCTCCTGTTGTGTTGCTCTCCCTGACGAGCCGCGCACCTCTCCTCGACGAGCCACTGCAGGTTGCCGAGGTTGACCACGACGCCGGCGCTGGTCAATGCCGACTTCACCACCTCGCCGAGGTCCTTGATCTTGGCGACGAGCTCCGCCCTGTCCATGTCCACCAAGTCGCCGAGCTCTTTCGGGAAGGAGATGACCCGCGCGTTGCCGAGTCGCTGCCTCTGTATGAGCGCGATGACCTCTTGCAAGACGGCGTCCACGTCCGCCGTGTCGCCGACGAGCACCGGGTTGCGCTTCTTGCCCCTCTTGAGCACCTCCACAACtttcgccacctcctcctcccggtgGGAAGCCTGCCGCTGCATCACCCGAGCGTTGACGTAGACGCCGGAATCGGGGGCCGCCGGATCGGAGAGGGACCTGAGCATGGCGGCCTTGACTGCCGTGCTGGAGAAGGAGGCCTCGCGCATGACGCGCGCCACGGACGGATCGTCGAGGATGGCGAGCACGAGGTGCGGCACGCCGACGCGGTGGTCGTcggcctcgacgccgccgctcccgaTGCGCCGGTGGTGCGCGTAGGCGCGCTTGAGCGCGGCCGCGAGCGCGTTagagagcggcggcgcggccgcatGGAAggtaccgccgccgccgtcgtggtgGTGCTGGAGCTCCGTGGAGGTGGGGAGGCGGTCGAGGGCGACGGAGAAGCAGAGGTCGAGCGCGCGGCACCGGAGCGGGTGCGGGGACGCGAGCCCCGCCACGCAGGCATCTCGAAGCAGCGGCGCCGGGCCGGAGAgcagcgcggccgccgcgtggAGCGGCGTGGTGTGCGCGTGGCGTCGCCTGGACgcgtccgccgcggcgcgggacagcacggccgcggcgtcgggtgtcagcggcggcgcggccgacggCAGCGTGGCGACggcgggtgccgccgccgcgtagGCTCTCATGCCTGTGCTCGTCGTCCGGCGCTGCTGCGGTCAGTCACCGGCGGGCGGTTGCGGTTGCGGTGGTGTTATAGGTTTTAGCTGCGGGCGGGAGGCGTACGTGGTGTTGCTGTGGGTTAGTTTGGTTTGGCGATGTGATGGAGCTCCAAGACTTGGAGTGGTGGTAAGTGTGGTAAACAGGCGAAGCGTGCGTGCAGCTGAAAAAGAGGCGGGGGACAGGAAGGAGATTATTTAACGTGCAAGCATGTGTATGTGCTTCTGGCAGAGTGGGCCCGACGCATCAAGCAAGCAAGAGAACTATTCAGATTGGGCCCTTCCAAACGTGCAAATTCGGATGTCGTGCAAAGGATGATCACTGCCATTTTACTTGATATTTTCATCCATGCTATCACTTTGAGGTCGCTTTTCATCGATACCACTGGGCTAGTCAATTACGACTTGTGAGATGTCCTACGTGTCATTGACATAGGCTAGTAGTATCGATAAAAAAGTTCACCTTAGTTGTATAAATGAAAATATTTCAACATTATGACACATATTTCGTGTTATGTGGTTTAAATTCATCAATAAATATTTCTATAAGAATGTATTATAATTGCTACTGTTTTTGTTTATAAAGATTTTTTTAACCAATAATTTAAACggatctggaataaaaaaattataaaaaataggttGGGTTCTTGATGAGTtatcaaatttttttatttttataatataaattttatatggttggatttgtaatcaaatatactctacaatgatcataagtttataaccataaacaatataagataagataaataaatggtCAAAGTGTAATTTGGAAGCGAAAGAGCCTCTAGCCTAgaggttagagcacctgagtagcacccAGCAGTCTTGATttcgactccccgtgggagcgaattaaacggatctagaataaaaaaatattaaaaaattagTTAGGGGCTTCCCCTgctgacttcggtcaaaaaaatttataatttggaagacCGTACCAAGTCATACTATAtatcttataaataaaaatggagggagtatgaacGATGGAATTATATTGGTTATTCACTTTGAATACTATAAGTAAACCGCCTCCATGGAACCAATAAATTAAAAAACTGCTATTGTACATGAGTCTTTCCGTTTGAGAAGAGAGATTTGAATTGAAATGTATACTAATTAGATTtttataaaattaaaaaaatgaagccTTATGCTTCGACTAATAGATGGAACtttgaaattaaaataaaatattaaaatttaCATCGGTTCCATTTTAGGAGTTTCACCAAGACATCCATTTCAACTACGATAGATGCAAACCTAAAGCTTAAGTCGAGCTCAACACTACGCTCCGGTAAATTTTAACCTTCAATGCGGCTCAACATACTTATTCTCTTCCATGGCTTGTGtgtggtggggtggggtgggggggccTCAAGCCCCCTTGTTGCTGCGTTGAGTCTGCCACTGACTTTCAAACCAAGTACCCATCTCCATTAACGACAAAGTTCCTTTTTACGTAAGATATCACAACATCATCCATCATCCGTAGATAGGTTATGGCATGTAGTAGGTAAAGAATAGAAACACGATGCAAAGGATGAATGAAATACGATACTAAGAATAAGTATAAATGGTAGGTGAGTGTAGTAATGTTTGTACTCTCATTTGaggaaggatgaggaggagggtaGATATGAAGTAGTTCAACAGATGGAATAACAGCTAATCATATGTTGCATAAATTATGAAATATACGATAAAGTATGATTTTTTATGGTGCGGAAATATAGGCAACATACATGTAAAATTCACCGCTACATCGAGTATCTTTCCAGTATATAGTCTAGTTCAAAATCACTGAGATGCATGGAACGATGCTGATCGACGTACGTGTGCTGCTCGATCGATAGAGATCAGGACAGCCACCAGCAAACAACCATGCATATGCATGGGCACAACCCTGCGGTAGCCGCCCGGTATGCATGTTTGAAGTTTCCCTGTCATGCATGCAGGCACGCACGCACCGATCGTATCCATCCGTACCTGGTTGACGCAAACAAACCAACGAACCAAACGACGACGCCTCGTCACCCGGCTGGTACATATGCATGTTTCGCTACacaaaccaaccaaccaaaccaCACCTCGTTTCGCTTTCGCCCGGGCACggcgagatcgatcgatcgagctgaGGGAGCAGCAGCGAAGCATAAGGGCTGCCGCTACCCGCCCAAGCCGCAACGCAACAAGCCGAAAAgggggggcccccccccccccccccccccccccccccggccgcCCGGGTCCAGCGTGCACCACCACCCCACTTGCATTGTAGCCGTCGCCGTAGTGCCCCCCACCGTGGAAAAGTGGCCGTGTGCCTACGCGCACACGGCGGAGCAGGTGCGTTGCGGCCGCGCGAGTCCAGGGCCGGGTAGCTTTTATTTGCTCCATCGCTTTGCCCCCCTGCCCACGACGTACGATCCCGGATGATCCCCACACCGCGCGGCCTGCCCCTGCTCCTCCGATCCGGCCCgggtggccggccggctggccgaGATCCAGCCCCTATCTCCTTGTCCGTCTGCTCTGCGCCGAATCATATGCGTGCGTGCTCGCCCCGGCCCGCGGCATCACCGCATCATAGTATAATGAGTGCGGTGACCCTTCTGGCCTTCTTCCCCACACATACACACAGCTGAGAAGAAAGGCATGTGCTGATGATATGCATGCAGCAAGCGGTGGTAAAATAGGATCGTGGCGCTTGGCTTTTTGTAGCTCCTTTCTCGATCCGCCTCCTTTTTTCGGCAAAGGATGGAGGATCGCCGGCGGGCTAAGCGTTTACTGTTCCTGTAGCATCAGCAGATACATGGATGTGTTTGTTTGTTGTTGGGAACAGTTGAGAGATGTCTGTCTTGTTTTTCTAGATAAAAAGAAACTGATCGATATATGCGGGCCTCCTATATATGTACGGGAAGATGGTTAAACAATTGAATTATAATTTTCAGTAAGATCCAGCTTTATATTTCCGTTTCAAAATCACCGAGGTCCAACTGATGATAGTCCATTCAACATTTTCACGGACATTTTTTCGAAAAAGTTAaacctatattttttttagaaatattgAACCCAAAAATGTTGAGCAAATTTTCTTCAAGAAATCtcaaaaaaagttgaaccaatttctttttaagaaaatttgatccaacattttttgaaaaatttgtttcaacatttttaaagaaaaaaagtttCATCATTTTTTCCCGCAACCTTCTTCTCCGGCTCTGGCGACCGGCAGCGGCGCGCGCCGGCAAGCCCATGCGGGGGGCCGCGGTGGTGCGGGGGCTGATGAGGGTGGCAGCGCGGAGTGGCATGCGCGGCTGGTCGTGGTGGGCCGCGAcggcgccgggcgggcggcggcggcggcgggcggaggtaGTGTGGGCCCCGCTCGGAGGTGGCGGTGTAGTAGGGGTAGTGCAAGGTGGGGACCTAGGGTTTGATGCAAATCTAATGGACCTCATTTCTTACACAGATCTTAAATATTAGAAGTTACCAACCATGTCCAccttccggaagatggataggatctCCGGATATCTGCTGCTCGATGGGGAAACTGAAATTTGCAATGTATACGAATGGGGTCTCCACTCTCCAAGCTTCGCAAATGAATGGACTGGGCTGGGCGTGGATTTGGGCAAAGGGTTAGTTGGACATGAGTGAGGCTGGATGGGAGTTCAAATCGACAGGACTACAGGAGCCGTGGTCTTtcttaaaaaaagttaaaatatcGTCAGGCCTCAGCCCAAGTCCAATGGAGCTCGACAATACTGCGTCTTTCAGGTAGGAATGATGCGAGCTATCTTGTCACATAATtcatttttttccctcctccttttctACCCTTTTCGACAAGCTATAcggtggtgtgtgtgtgtgtgtccctGTGCGTGCGTAATTATTGAGGAAAGGTGAAAAGTGAACCCAATCGAGCGTGCATGATTCCTGTGAGCACCAATAATATAAAGCGGGCTAGTAGCGTGGTTTATACACGCATAATTTCACTTGGCTAGGCCCTTTTTTTCCTTGGTTCATGTCTTTTTAAGAAGTGGCCTTTTCCTCAGTCTTTCAGTGGACGGCACTTTGGTGGTGAAATCATGCCGATTCATTTCATGCCATGAGATGCAAGCAAAGTTGCTGCTCGCTAgctgctttttttttcatctccttccccttcttctctcCCTTCTCATATCTTGAGCCGAGGATGTGAGAAGAAAGATAGCCATCCATTCCATCCTGCGTTGTGTGCCCGCTTTTCCGGTTGCTTAAGTTACCGTGCATCTCCGCTGCGCAACTCAAAGTAGAGCATGATGAGGAATAATGGCCTGCCTGCTGCCTGCCCGCCCGTGTGTCAATCCTTAGCTTGAAGAAACAAAGTTGGTGCAAAGTAAAAGCGTGAATCGCATCCGGGCCATCATAGTCCACGCACCCACCCACAGCACCTAAATAAAGGTTGCACCTTTTAACCACCATGATTAGCTCTATCAAGCCTTTAATCAGGCACAGTGGCAGCGCTAACtttctctctcattttttttattctagtGTGTAGCTAGTGATGCAGGTAGTAGGGTTACGTTTTAACCATGGGATGGATGCATGGCATGAGGGAAACACTCCAGCTCAGGCAGCTGGATTGGAAAATTGCATGGCCACCAGTAAAGCTGGCAAGCTTTATAATTGATTGCCCATTGAGAgcctcatctctctctctctatctctctccctaAGATGAAATGTGAAGGAAGGCACCTGAGGAGGGAGGTCTTGACAAACTGaaagagcagagcagagcatcATGCTCCAGCGGGCCCACAGCATGGATGGTGAAGGGTGTGGCAAAAAGACGGCATGGCCATGCCCTTTTCgggtgaaaaaggagaaaaggccAGGGAGTTTGAGACACCAATGAAAGGAAGAGAAAGGATTAGCCACTTTTGAGGGCAGAAAGATTGCACTACTAAAAGTCATGAGGAAAAGAGCGCTTGTCTTTTGAGATGGGCTGCCTGCCTACCGGAATGCGAAGTGGGATGCACTCTGCAAAGATGCCCGTCTTTGCATAAAGGCAGCACAGCAGCACACACACGAACTCTTCTTTCTGTTTGCAATTGCTCGTCCgtccctcactctctctctctctctctttctttctgctactaggggaggagagagagaaggagatgaGGGGCCTTTTGGTCACTTTGGATTCCTTAAAAACAAATGTGAGGTGCCAATGGAAAGTTGGAGCCCCATAAAGCGGCAAACTCCGGCTTTGTGTGAAAAGTTCCGCAAAGCAAACCCCCTCCACTCGGCTTCTTTTGTGCGTGCGGGAATTGTCAAGCTTAACAATTCCCTGCCTTTTTTCCAGTGTGCCACAACACATTCGCTTATTCCTGCTGCGATGCGTGTACGAATATTGGCAGTGTTTCAAGTTCGAGCTACAGCCTCTTTAGACTATGGTAGTAGTACTACTTTTCTATGTTGCGCATAAAAGCATGAGGTGCCTTTTTAATCATTCAAGTGCTTGCATGCAGCGAATGATAACCCAAGAGATTCTCTCCAACACCCATATAAAGAGGCTGCCAAGTAGATATGCGTATGCAAAATGTGCTATCCTGTTATTTCTATGTCTTACAAGGGCCCACTCCCGCTATCCCCTTCCTCCTTCCCATCCCCAAGCCAAAAAAAGGGCAagaccagagagagagaggccttCGCCAGCAGGCAGCAGGATCATAACAGGACCGGCCCGGCCCATCTACTAATTCCCACCAAGGCACCAACTAGGCCTTTTCGGACCGGTTTCGCTATCCGCCATTTCCCCACGTGTAGCTTTCTTCCATTGGAAACAGCGAAGCTATGAGCAACAGGAGGAATGGGGATATGGAATCTTGAAGAGCTGTGATCAATCAACTGGAGATAAGCTGATAGATGCCTTAACAACAAACAGTATCTAACCGCAATAAGCGACAgttatttcaaaagaaaaaaaaatcgacaGAACAGAAACATGCTACAGCGAAATGATAGAGAAGCAGCTAGAAAAGGCACATGGTTACATTATTGCAAGTGACGACACAGTTTTTAGTCGAATATATATTGTGGTCCGAATAATAATCTACAGAAACCTCAGAAATTCTAGCAAAAATTTTGATCGTACGCAACATATCTGACCATTTTCAGGTCCCACAAGCGGAGTCAGGTAATGATCTGCACGTATTGGGTTGCCGCTGCTCAAGATTAGTAGTAGAGCTTAGTAGTTTTCTGCAATCCTTTCTATGGAGGAGTACGTCCCCACGATAGCACTGATAATGCCCAATATTATGATGCCAACGCTTGCGATTACCTGAAATTGGGGAATAAGAAGCAACCATATAATCATATCAGCCATCAAGCTTGCACATTGCCTCCGTAAAGAAAATTTCCACCAGTTGAGACCTTGATGTGCAGGAAAGAATatttatttggtgataactCCTATTTCGTGGTCATTTACCTGTGAACGAGTCGCTTTGTTCTGTACGATCTTCAGGAAGCACAGGGCCGGCATTATGACTGCCTGCAATCGTGGAAAGTACACGTTTGTTATTCTATCATCTATGCTTCTCACTACTGCTTAGGCGAATAAACAAAGAACAATGCATGGTATATCAGAAAAAGATTGTCTGATTACTTTATATAAGTCTGTTAGCTGTAAGGAAACGCAGAGTATATCAGAGGGAAAAAACTAAACAGGACTGCTGTTCTAGGGAAACAGTTGAAAAGTGCGATGTATAGTACATGTAGTTAGGAAATGTTTTTTAGACATGAATAACAAGTGCCAAAATTGGTCTTATCGTTCCAGCATAACAACCTTTTATCTCAACAAATTCGCCACTTCAGTCTCGCAATACAGCTCAATATAGTTATAGCCAGTTAAATCAAAAGCTGTGACTTACCACAAGTATACTGAGAAGTGATCCAATGAGAGCCATCACAAGACCTGAAATGTGCAACACAGTTCAGAATTCAGAATTGCAGGGTCCAGTCAAGACAGTAAAGCGAGATGCCTCTTGAAGTATAGCGCTTGAAGTTCCTTAAGTTGAAAAAAGATTAAAATATTCCGAAAGAAGGCAAAACTTGGCTTGACAATACTGGTAAAAAGTCTGTGTACATTAACACGATAGAAGATACTGAAAACTTTCAGGATAAACAGAAGCAGAGATATGAAGTATGGAAACGGATGCGTGCTTATGCTTACCAAAGAATGGCATAAGAAAGGCAATGCATACAGTTGATGCAACAAGTGCAGTCCTCAGTATAATAGAACAGGACGTTTCATTCATAAAACCTTCAGGACGCAACTCTTCTAAACCTCGAGCTATTGGGTTTAACAACAAGGCATATCTGGTTGTCATTAAGGATGAAGCAACTCCACAGAGAATCAGAACAATTGAAATCAAAATGTTATCCTAGAAAACTAAAATTTCGAGGTTTTGATGATAAGGATACTTGGTGAAAGGGTTGATCACCTGAAAACATACAAAAAATTACTGAGCaataataaagaaaataacTTTGGAATTTGAGAAAGTAAAGTTAGGTCAAGAGGAGTTGTTACCGTTGTCCATAGGGCAACTTTTGAGGCAACCGAATGCTCTGGAAGATTTAAAGTGATTTGTGACAAAGTATTCTCCCCAAACATG contains:
- the LOC101765723 gene encoding protein SMAX1-like produces the protein MRAYAAAAPAVATLPSAAPPLTPDAAAVLSRAAADASRRRHAHTTPLHAAAALLSGPAPLLRDACVAGLASPHPLRCRALDLCFSVALDRLPTSTELQHHHDGGGGTFHAAAPPLSNALAAALKRAYAHHRRIGSGGVEADDHRVGVPHLVLAILDDPSVARVMREASFSSTAVKAAMLRSLSDPAAPDSGVYVNARVMQRQASHREEEVAKVVEVLKRGKKRNPVLVGDTADVDAVLQEVIALIQRQRLGNARVISFPKELGDLVDMDRAELVAKIKDLGEVVKSALTSAGVVVNLGNLQWLVEERCAARQGEQHNRRDVVLDTARAAVAEMARVLSQSGEGEHRVWVIGTATCATYLKCQVYHPALESEWDLQAVPITPRPPPPPPPLGISPSVGANRGILSSSVEVLSTAMTATMQRAPSLCNACVDGYERERSEMASADRAPCHAEQPMSQWLQIGTPSSARPVDRAQEKAREADELRRRWLDRCAQLHSHGRPPPLVTCSEWNGASILGNMQAPPPPPPVRLPVQPKATVDTDLALGLAAAGPACETDDKLLARRLTEAVRWQPEAAAAVASTIAKARSGGKRRGAGANKADAWVVFAGPDVVGKRNMAEALSKSVFGTGAVTVRLGCPPARDDGGESVVSCRGRTALDRVAEAIRANPFRVVVLEGIDHADGVVHGSIVRGIESGRLADSHGRDVALGSNIFVVMSQWSSDHLRNSLEAAPLPDLPWCNLEHGTGKRRAEQELEGDRRTRARKDHSAREPLPLDLNLSMSDDHIDAIDDSGGEGSRNSSSDLTVDHEQDYGQPAPARCSAPSNVTELIKAVDGVVVFKPVNSEPLKRSFSDLVPAKLGDITGGGGWPSVHVDDGLLDRLAAGAVRTTATPALDAWAGEVLCPSLRQFKRSLSTNDVDGATVEGSGRRKGGEVFPMPVTVDGN